The sequence AAAGTTTGCTACCTGCGGGTCTGGAAGTGGAAAACCCGCGTCTGGCGACCACGGAGCGGCTCGACTGGATGGAGGAAGGGGCGACGCTTGAAGGCCATCAGGACCTGCGTGACGACCGCATCCTTGTCTTCACCACCCTTGATGGGAACGGCTGGAAGACGCGTTTCAGCGTGCTGAGAGCCGTGACTCCGGGGCGATTCACGTTCCCACCGGTGCAGGCCGAGGCCATGTACCATCCCGGCCTGCGCGCCGGCGGGGCGCTTGGGGCCGTCACCGTCACGAGAGAAACGCCGGTCCCATGAACAGACTCCGCAGGATCGCGGCGACGCCATCGCGCAAGGCCGCCGCGATCCTTTTTTTGACCCTAGGGCTTGCGGCCTGCCTGGGCCTGCTGCTGGACCGCCTCTTCCCCTTTCCCGTGGAACGCCTTGAGGCTCCGGCCGCCACCCGCGTCCTGGACCGGGACGGCAAACCCTTGCGCTTTTTCCTGGCTGCCGACGGGATGTGGCGATTCCCGTTGACTCTGAAGGAAATTTCCCCGGACCTGACCGCCGCCCTGATCGATTCCGAAGACCGGCATTTCCTCCTTCATCCGGGCATCAACCCGCTGTCCGTATTACGTGCGCTGTGGGTCAACGTCCGGCATGGACGGGTCATAAGCGGAGCCTCGACCATCCCCATGCAGGTCGCCCGCCTGGCCGACCCGCGCCCGCGCACCCTTGGGGCCAAGGCCGTGGAAGCGCTGCGCGCCCTGCAGCTGTGCTGGCATTATCCCAAGGAAAAAATTCTGCTGTGGTACGTCAATCTGGCTCCGTTCGGCTCCAACATGGTCGGAGTCGGAGCCGCCGCCTGGTATTATTTCGGCAAGGCCCCGGACACCCTCTCCCTCGGGGAGATCGCCCTGCTCTCTGTCCTGCCGCGCTCGCCGACCCGCTACAACCCGCTCAGCAACCCAGAGCGTGCACGCGAAGTCCGCGACCGGGTCCTGGAGCGCTTTGCCGCGCATGGCGTCTTCGACCCGGCCCGTATCACCGAAAGCACGACCCGCCCGCTTCTGGCCCGCCGCGCTAGCGTGCCGCAGGGCGCGCCACACTTCAGCCGCTGGGTGCGTTCGCGGCTGCCCGAAGCGCCCGTAATCAGAAGCAGCCTGGACAGACGCGCCCAGAATATCGTCGAAGAGCTGCTCTCCGGCCGCATGGACAACTTGCGCCGTCAGGCCATCGGCAACGCGGCGGCGGTGGTGCTCGACATCAAAAGCCGCGCGATTCTGGCTTATGCCGGATCGGCGGATTTCTGGGATGATTCCCGGCAGGGGCAGGTCGACAACGCCCTGTCCAGGCGCTCTCCCGGATCGACGTTAAAACCCTTCCTCTACGCCCTGGCCTTTGACCAGGGGCATCTCGTGCCCGACTCCATGCTCCTTGACGTGCCCACGGATTTCGCGGGCTACGTCCCGGAAAACTACGGCCAGAATTTTCAGGGCCTCGTCAGCGCGCGCACGGCCCTGGCCACCTCCCTCAATGTTCCGGCCGCGCGCCTGCTGACCCGCTGCGGGCTTGTGCCCTTCCACGAACTGCTGCGCCGGGGCGGCCTTTCCACCCTGGACAGACCGGCCAGCCACTACGGGCTGTCCATGGCCCTGGGCGGCTGCGAGGTGCGGCTGCTGGAGCTGACCAACCTTTACGCCACCCTGGCCGACACAGGGGTGCACAGAGCCGTCCGCCCCCTGGCCGGAGGTAAAGACGAATACAGCAAGGGCGTGCAGCTTTTCTCCCCCGAAGCCTCGGCCATGATTCTTGGCATCCTGGCCACGACCAGAAGGCCCGACCTGCCCGACGCCTGGGAGTTCACCCTGTCCGCCCCCAAGGTGGCCTGGAAGACCGGGACGTCCTTCGGACACCGCGACGCCTGGGCCGTGGGCATAAGCCGCGACCTGGCCATCGGGGTCTGGGTCGGCAACCCCGACGGCTCGCAGTGCACGAACATCTCCGGAGCGCGCCACGCCGGTCCCCTGCTTTTTGATCTTTTCCGAGCGCTCTCTCCCCGCACAACGCAGCTGCCCTCGTTTCCCACGCCCGCGCTGCAACGGATCCAGCTCTGCGCCGTCAGCGGGGAGCGCCCCGGCCCCAGCTGCCCGGTCACCACGAGCACGGCCATCGCCGGGGTGACGAGCCTCCCGGTCTGCGGCATGCACAGACAGATCTTCGTAAATCCCGCCACGGGCCTGCGCCTGCACGGAGACTGTCTGCTCGCAAAGGAATCCACAGAAGAGGCCGCGCTGGTCTGGCCGGCCGAACTGGTGGCCTTTCGCCGTGCCCAGGGATCGGGCCTGCCGGGCCTGCCCGGCATCGACCCGGAGTGCCTTGACGTGCCGGAGGAAGGCGGCCCGGTCATCCAGTCCCCTTCAGCCACAACGCCCTACCATGTCCGCCCTGACGCGCCCTCGGAGTTTCAGCGCCTGTCCCTGTCCGCGGCCGGGGCGGCGGGCGCTTCGATACATTACTGGTACGTGGATGGCCGTCATGTGGGCCGGACCGCGCCCGAAACACCCTGCTTCATCCCTTTGGAGCGCGGGATGCACGAGGTCATCGTCACCGATGACCAGGGGCGCAGCGCCCGCACGACCTTCACGGTGCACGCCTGGACCGACGACGCCCTTGGCAGCCGGGTTCAGCCCTGATAGGCAACCTCATTCCGGAGGGCTCATGGCCATCAAGCTGCATCTCGTCTTTCAGGACCGCGTCGGCATCGTCGCCGACCTGTCCCGCCGCATCGCCGACCGCATGTTCAATATCGTGGCCATGGAAGTGGATCGCGTAGACGACCTGGCCCACGTCTATGTGGAAGCCGAAGACCGCAGAAGCGAGGGAACGCCCTCGGACCTGCCGCAAGCCCTAAGCGACATTCCCGGCCTGCTCACCTCCCGGGCCATAGACACCCTGCCGCAAGAAGAGCAGGCCCGGCGTCTGCGCGTGGTTCTGGACAACATCGCCGACGGGGTCGTGGCCGTGGACGCTGCCGGGCTGGTCACGACCATCAACGCCTCCGCCTGCCAGATCCTGAACCTGGATCAGGACAGCGTGACCGGCACGGACGTGCGCGAACTGGGCCTTGGCGACACGGCCATTCTGGACAGCCTGGCCGGACTGGAAAGCCCCGACGTGAAGCGCACCCTGGTCACGCCTTCGGGACGCTTCCAGTATTTCGCCACCTGCCGCCCCATCCGCGACGCCGAAGGACATATCATCGGGGCGGTGGAAATCGTAAGGGACATGCAGGAAATCCGCATGCTGGCGCGGAGCCTCTCCGAACCCGCCCAGATCAGCTTTTCGGACATCGTCGGCCAGAACCAGAACATCAACAACCTCATCGGCTACGCCCAGCTCATCGCGGCCACGGATTCCATCGTCTGCATCCGGGGCGCTTCCGGCACGGGCAAGGAACTCTTCGCCCGGGCCATGCACACGGCAAGTGGACGATCCGGGCCCTTCGTGCCCATCAACTGCGCGGCCCTGCCCGAACAGCTGCTGGAGAGCGAGCTCTTCGGCTACGTCGGCGGAGCCTTCACCGGCGGTCTGAGGGACGGCAAGCCCGGCCTGTTCGAGGTCGCGGGGGAAGGCACTGTCTTTCTTGACGAGATCGGCGACATGCCGCAGCCCTCCCAGGCCAAGATATTGCGGGTCATGCAGGATCACTGCGTGCGGCGCATCGGGGGCTCGCGGGAGATACCCATCCGGGCGCGAATCATCACCGCCACCAACGGAAATCTGGAGAAAATGGTCGAGGAGGGAACCTTCCGGCAAGACCTGTACTACCGCATCAACGTGCTGCCCATCCATATCCCGCCATTGCAGGAGCGCCTGGACGACATCGGCCTTTTGGCGGAGCATTTCCTTTTTACCCTGGCCTCGCGCATGGGGCGGCCGGTCAAGAGCATCACCCCGGAGGGCCTTGCCAAACTGCGCACCCACAGCTGGCCGGGCAACGTGCGCGAGCTCAAGAACGTGGTCGACCGCGCCGCCATCCTCTGCCCGGCGGAAAGCATCGACGAGCGTTTCCTGATCCTGGCCCACGAACTCGGCGACCGCATTCCGGGCCAGACCCGGCAGACCCAGGCTATCGAACCGGGAAAACCCCTTAGAGAGCAGCTCGACCGCCTGGAAAAGGACATCCTTGAAAACGTCCTGACCCGGGCCAAAAGCGTGCGCCAGGCCGCCCGGACCTTAAGCCTGTCCCACACCGCCATCCTGAACAAAATCAAGAAACACGGCCTGCGCGTGTCCAGAACCGTGCGCGTCGACTAGAAGAGACTCCTCACCAAAGTCACTGAAATATGCCGACAACGCCTCAAGGCCCGTTGGCGGCATAAGTTTGAGGCCGAAGAGGAAATTCCAGCGGGTTCCAAACCGAAGGATCATCTCTTCATCCCGGCATCGCGGCATATTGAACGACCACGGCTGCTATAAATCCCAATAGACGTATCTGGCGGAGAACAGCGCTCTTGGAGCCAATATTATCCGCTGGCATTCTGACCAAGACTTGCTTACGAAACCCAAAAGATAAAGATATTGCGTAACCACTCGGAAGACCCCCAACGCGAGCTCGGGCACACCCCGATCTCAACACGGCCAGGACAAACCACAATGCCAACGTGCTGGATAATCGCAGGACCAAACGGGGCAGGCAAAACAACCTTCGCCCTTGAATACTTGCCTACGGTTGCAGGCTGCACCACATTCATCAACGCCGACCTCATCGCTGCCGGTCTTTCGCCTTTGGCGCCTGAACGGGAAAGGATGGCAGCCAGCCGGATCTTCCTGAAGGAGCTCAAGGAACGCATCAGAATCCGAGAAAACTTTGCCTTTGAAACAACCTTGGCAGGAAGAACGTACCTGCGCTTAATCAGGGAACTCCGCCATGACGGATGGACCATCAAACTGATATTTTTGGGGCTGCCCAATGTTGAAATGTCAAAAATGAGAGTTGCCGAAAGAGTTGCTCACGGCGGTCACAACATCCCGGAAAAAGAAATCGAAAGGCGTTTTCCACGAAGCCTCTTAAATCTTTTTCAAAATTTCTGCTCAATTGTGGACAACTGCCTTTGTTTCATGAACGATAGAGGCACCCCCCTGCCCATTTTCGAGCAGCAGAGCGGACGCAGGATCATTCACCACTAGGACTTGTATAATTTGATGCTCAAGGAAGCAGGACTATCATGAAAGTAACCCAGGAAGCCCCCTCCAAAGAAAGCATGATCGTGCTGGAATCACTCCGAAAGGCTGTTGCACAGGCATTGGACAGGAAGAAACGCCTCGGACAGTATGCGGTCGTCTGGCAGGATGGACAGCCGACCATCATTGGCGATGACAAGCCGGAAACCAGCAGACAGAAGGACTGAACCTTTCCACAAATCCTTGTCGATTCAAGGCACGTCTAAGTCCTTGTTTTTCCTGGTTGAGACGGCCGAAATCAAACCAGCGCCCCTCGGTTCAATTCATGAAAACAACAGACCGCATACCGCCCCTGGCTCGAATCTGACGCTATAAACCTTGCCGAGAGTTACGCTCAAGCCCCCTCCCGCACACAAAGTCCACCTTTACGGTGATAAACCGCAATCAGCCTTCCCTCTTTTCCTTCAATCTTCTCGGTGATAGAAAAAATAATTATGGAATCCAGCAGCAAATCCAGACCGTCCCACCGATCCATCCTCATCATCGAGGACGAGGAATTCATCCGCCTGACCGTCGCCGACCATCTCAAGGATAATGGGCACAGCGCGGACGAGGCTGCAAGCGGAGCGGAGGGGCTGCGTCTGCTCGACGTTGACCGCCACGAAACAGTGCTGCTTGATTTGCGACTCGGCGACATGGACGGGCATTCCATCCTGGCCGGAATTCGGGAGAAATCCGCCGAAATCCCGGTCATCATCGTTTCTGGAGCCGGCGACATGCACGACGTCATCAAGGCCTTGCGCGCCGGAGCGTCGGATTTTCTGACCAAGCCGATCCTCGATTTCGCCCTGCTTGACCTGGCCCTGGAAAAGGCCTGGGAACGCCTCGACCTGCTTCAGGAACGCCGTGAATATGCCCATGAGCTGGAAAGACGGGTCCTTGAACGAACCGCCGAACTGGCCGAGACCAATAGCAAGCTGCAGGAAAGCGAAGCTCTTTTTCGTCAGCTCGTGGAAAATATAAACGAAATATTTTGGCTCCAGCAGCTTGATCCCCCGCGAATGCTGTATTTCAGCAAGGCCTGCGAAGGTATTCTCGGCGTGTCCAGGGATGTCGTAATGGATGACATCAGGAATCTGGTCAAACATATCCACCCCGATGACTATGCTCGCGCCCGGGACTTCTTCCAGCTCAAAACTCTTGAAAACCCTGTCGATGAATACTTCAAGTTCATAAGGCCCGACGGAGAGATTCGCTGGCTTCGCTCCAAGATATTCCCTATCGCGAGTGCCCACGGAATTTCCCCCCGCGTCGCGGGCATAACCGAAGACATAACCGAACGCATCGCTGCGGCCGAAAGGGACAAGGACAACCAGCGCAAGCTCATCCAGGCCGACAAGCTGATCTCGCTTGGTACCCTGGCGGCAGGGGTGGCTCACGAAATCAACAACCCCAATCACCTGTTGCGACTGAATGCCCAGGCCGTGGAACAAATCTGGAGCCAGCTCCGGGAACAGTTTGACGTGTCCCTTCCTGAAGCCTCCGCCATATCCATTGGCGGCATGACCATGGAACAGCTCGACACGGAAATCCCGCGCCTGCTGCGTGGCATGATCGGCGCTTCGGACCGCATCCGCGACATTGTCCAGCACATGAAGGATTTCGCCCGCACGGATACCCAGGACACCGACCAGCCGGTCAACGTGGAAGATGTCCTGCGTGCCGCCGTCTCCCTGCTGCACAACAAGCTCAAAAACGCGACCGACCGCCTTGAGATCAGCATCGAGAGCGGCGTTCCGCCAGTGAAGGGAAGCCACCAACGCCTGGAGCAGGTTTTCATCAACCTGCTGATGAACGCCGCCGAAGCCCTCCAGGACAAAAATGCAGGAATCCATGTTTGCCTGCGCAGACAGAGTCCGCATCAACTGGAGCTGACAATCCGCGACGAAGGGACAGGAATTACCGCGCAGGTGCTGGAACACATCTTCGACCCTTTCTTTACTACCAAACGCGACTGCGGCGGCCTCGGACTCGGACTTTCCATCAGCAAGACCATCATCGACGCCCACGGCGGGGAACTTAGCTTCGAGCCTGCGCAAAACGGAGGCACATTGGCTCGGGTGACGCTTCCGATAATGGAGACGAGGTCATGAATCTTTACCCCGCAAACCCCGTTCTGTTGGTGGATGATGAAGAGGAAATCCTGTCCAGCCTGAGGGTTACGCTGGCCCTGGCCGGGATCACGAACGCCGTCCTCTGCGCCAGTGGCGCTGCGGCGGTGGACATCGCCCAAAAACGGGAAGTCGAGGCCGTGTTGCTGGACATACTCATGCCCGGACGCAAGGGTGACGATATTCTCGAAGAGCTCCTGCATGCCCAGCCCGACCTGCCTGTCATCATGGTCACCGGCGTCGACGACGTGGACCTGGCCGTTTCCTGCATGCGTAAAGGGGCCTATGACTACATCCGCAAGCCCGCCGATTCGGAGCGCATCGTCTCGGCCCTGACCAGAGCCTTCGAACTGCGTACCATGCGAAGGGAACGCCGCAATCTTTCCGCCGGATTCCTGGTACCGCCTCCGCACAAATCCGAAGCCTTCAATGAACTCATCACCTACAGCCCGGCCATGCTGCGCATCTTTCAGTACTGCGAGGCCATCGCCGCAAGCCCGGAGCCGGTGCTCATCATGGGGGAAACGGGGGTCGGCAAGGAGCTTCTGGCCAAGGCCATCCACGGGGCAAGCGCTCGCAAGGGAGAGTTCGTGGCCGTCAATGTGGCCGGACTTGACGAACAGGCCTTTTCCGACACTCTTTTCGGTCATGTCCGGGGCGCCTTCACCGGCGCGGACCGAGCACGCGGCGGGTTCATGGAACGGGCATCCGGGGGCACGCTCTTTCTCGATGAGATCGGGGACCTGCCCCTGCAAGCCCAGATCAAACTGTTGCGAGTCCTGCAGGAAAGGGAATTCTACCCCATGGGCTCAGACCGGCCCAAGCCCCTGACCGCCAGAATTATTTCAGCGACCAATCGGGCAGTTGATGAATTGAAAGACGCTCAGCGCTTTCGCGCCGACTTTTACTTCCGCATCGCCACCCATTCCCTGACCATCCCCCCTTTGCGGCAACGGCCCGAAGACATTACCCCTCTGGCGGATCACTTTCTGGCACAAGCCGCCCGAACGTACGGGCGAGCCATCGAACACCCTTCCCAGGCGCTCGAACTCCTGCTCGGATACGCATTTCCGGGCAATATCCGGGAATTGCGGGGGCTAATCCTCGACATGGCAGGAAGATCCCAAAACGATCAACACTGCCTCGACGCCCTAAAGGAGCAACTGTCCCAAGCCCAGCCCGTCCTGCAAAGCTCCATGCCGGATCACTTGTTTTCAACCTTTCTGCGGCTGCCCACCCTGCAGGAAGGCTCCGAAGCCCTTGTCGCTGAAGCGCTGAAGCGCACCGAGGGCAATCAACGGCGCGCGGCCCAACTGCTGGGCATCACGCCGCAGGCCCTGAATTCACGCCTCAAACGCCGTTCGTCCTCATCCGCATAAAGATACATTGATCCCATTCCAAAATCTTGAGTTTCCTTTCCGCCCCTGGCCCACGCGGCCGTCTACTCCCTCGCCATGAGAAAAGATAAAGATACGTTGATTCCAAATGCTGTCCCCCACCCTGCTCCCTTCATACAACATACTGTTTTAATTCTTTTTTAGACTCTAAAACCGTGTGGCACGTCTCTTGGTTATCGCATTCCAGGAGGTGCCCCCATGGACACATCAAATCAAATAACAACGCCCACGGTCCTGCTCATCGACGATGAGCGAATGAACCGTCTGATCGTTGGCGACTACCTCCGCGACAGCGGATACGCCGTTCTCGAAGCGGAATCGTCATCCGAGGGGCTGCGCATTTTCGATAATGCCCGGCCCGATATCGTCATCACCGACCTGCGCATGCCGGGAGGCGACGGGAACCAGGTCGTCACGCGGTTACAGAATGTCGCGCCCGACACACCGGTCATCATCATATCCGGAACAGCAAGCCTGGAAGAGGCGCTGTGCACGCTGCGCGAAGGAGCCAGCGATTTCATCACCAAACCGGTGCGGGAAATGGACCGCATCAAGCACGCCATCGAGGCGGCCATGAAAAAAGCGCATCTGAATCGGGAAAACCGCCTCGTCAAAACCGCCCTGGAAGACGCAATTCAACAACATACGCATGACTTGCGGGATCTCAACGCGAAACTCAAGAATGCCCTTGAATCCACGGTCAACGCCCTGGGCGTCATCGTGGCCCAGAAGGACCCCTACACCGCCGGACACAACGATCGCGTGGCACGTATCGCCATGGCTCTGGGACATGCCATGGCCCTGCCCCAGAATCGCATCGAAACCCTGCGAGTAGCCGGGAACCTTCACGATATCGGCAAGATCAGCGTCCCGGAAGAAATTCTGAACAAGCCCGGCAGACTCACACCGGAAGAGTACGAACAGGTCAAGATCCATCCGGAAACAGGATTCGACATACTCAAAGACATCCCGTTCCATGGGCCGGTAGCTGAAATCGTACTCCAGCATCACGAGCGCTACGATGGCACGGGCTATCCGCGTGGACTCAAAGGGAACGAAACCCTGCTTGAAACCCGTATCCTCTCCGTGGCCGACATCTACGAAGCGCTCACCTCGGACCGCCCCTATCGACGAGGCCTTCCACACGAGCAGGTCGTGGCCCATATCGTCCGCGAAGCCGGGAAGCAGCTCTGTCCCCTCTGCGTATGCGCTTTCGTCGCCGCCAACAAATCCGGAGTCCTCTCCGCCATCGCTAATAGCGAACGCGCCGGACAATTCCCTGAGCGCCCATGAACGCCAGGGGATTCATGAAAACCTTATCACGCACATCCAGTTACGGAGCACAATCATGACTCTGCGCATCAAACTGTTTTCTATCGCCATCACAGCTATCATCGGTTTTTTGTGTGTTTTCTTCGTCAACGAATACGGGACCCAAAGAAAGGACAAAGCGGCCCTGCTGCTTGAAGAAGCCACACATGTGCAAATTGGGATGCTGGAGGCACGCCGATCGGAAAAGGATTTCCTGGCCCGGAAAGATATGAAATACGAGGCAATTGTCCGCGAAACGGTGGCAAGAACCCTGGAGGAACTTGGCCATTTAAGCGAGGAACCGTCCCTGCGCGACAAGGCTGCCGTCATCAAGGGATTGATGAATGAATACCTGACCCATTTCTCATCGGTCGTCCAAAACGAACAGTTACTGGGCCTGAATGAAAATGAAGGTCTGACCGGCGAATTGCGGTCAAGCATACACAAAGTCGAAAAACTGATTGCCGATCGGAATAGCGATGCCTTGAGCGTAAGGATGCTGATGCTACGCCGCCTGGAAAAGGATTTCATGCTGCGCGGCGACATTAAGTACGTAGAGTCATTTCAAAAAGAAATGCTGCGCATGCGCAGGACGGCAGAAGATGCATTGGCTGATGATCCCCAAGCCATGCAGAGCATTAATGATCTTCTGGCAGCCTATGACCAATCGTTCACGGCCTATGTCAAAGAAGCGGCGGTCATAAAGGAAACGCAGGAACAGTTCCGTAAGATTATCAGAAAGACAGAACCCCTTATCGAGGAGCTTGCCTCAACGACGCACCAACTCATTACGGATGAAAAAAAATCCATCCGCCAGCTCACCATTATCGGAGTGCTGATCTTTTCGACCCTGACACTGGGAGTCATCGCCCTGGTGATGCGATCCATCACGGCCCCCTTGAACCATCTGGCCGCCCAGAGCCTTAAAGTCGCCCAAGGGGACTACACGGTCATCATCTCCTACAAGGTCAAGGATCCCATCGGGCATCTGGCGGACTCCATGAACATCATGATCGAACGGACCAAGGCCATGCTCGCCGAAATATCCGCCGCTACCCAGACTTTGGCCGCTTCCTCTTCCGAACTCTCCGCCATCTCCGGGCAAATGACTGCGGGCGCCGGCCAGACCGCAGCCATGGCCTCCACCGTCAACACCTCCTCCGAAGAGGTCAGCGAAAGCATGAACTCGGTTTCCGCAGCCATGGAGCAGGCCACCAACAACATAGGCACGGTGGCTGCGGCCGCCGAGGAAATGTCCGCCACCATCCAGGAAATTGCCCAGAACTCCGAACGCGCCAGAGCCACAACATCCAGCGCCGTCGACAAGGCCCGAGAAACCTCTGGCAAAGTCAATGAACTGGGCCTTGCGGCCAAGGAAATTTCCACCGTCACCGCAACCATCGCGGCCATTTCATCCCAGACCAACCTGCTGGCCTTAAACGCCACCATCGAGGCGGC is a genomic window of Desulfomicrobium baculatum DSM 4028 containing:
- a CDS encoding AAA family ATPase, whose protein sequence is MPTCWIIAGPNGAGKTTFALEYLPTVAGCTTFINADLIAAGLSPLAPERERMAASRIFLKELKERIRIRENFAFETTLAGRTYLRLIRELRHDGWTIKLIFLGLPNVEMSKMRVAERVAHGGHNIPEKEIERRFPRSLLNLFQNFCSIVDNCLCFMNDRGTPLPIFEQQSGRRIIHH
- the pbpC gene encoding penicillin-binding protein 1C, with amino-acid sequence MNRLRRIAATPSRKAAAILFLTLGLAACLGLLLDRLFPFPVERLEAPAATRVLDRDGKPLRFFLAADGMWRFPLTLKEISPDLTAALIDSEDRHFLLHPGINPLSVLRALWVNVRHGRVISGASTIPMQVARLADPRPRTLGAKAVEALRALQLCWHYPKEKILLWYVNLAPFGSNMVGVGAAAWYYFGKAPDTLSLGEIALLSVLPRSPTRYNPLSNPERAREVRDRVLERFAAHGVFDPARITESTTRPLLARRASVPQGAPHFSRWVRSRLPEAPVIRSSLDRRAQNIVEELLSGRMDNLRRQAIGNAAAVVLDIKSRAILAYAGSADFWDDSRQGQVDNALSRRSPGSTLKPFLYALAFDQGHLVPDSMLLDVPTDFAGYVPENYGQNFQGLVSARTALATSLNVPAARLLTRCGLVPFHELLRRGGLSTLDRPASHYGLSMALGGCEVRLLELTNLYATLADTGVHRAVRPLAGGKDEYSKGVQLFSPEASAMILGILATTRRPDLPDAWEFTLSAPKVAWKTGTSFGHRDAWAVGISRDLAIGVWVGNPDGSQCTNISGARHAGPLLFDLFRALSPRTTQLPSFPTPALQRIQLCAVSGERPGPSCPVTTSTAIAGVTSLPVCGMHRQIFVNPATGLRLHGDCLLAKESTEEAALVWPAELVAFRRAQGSGLPGLPGIDPECLDVPEEGGPVIQSPSATTPYHVRPDAPSEFQRLSLSAAGAAGASIHYWYVDGRHVGRTAPETPCFIPLERGMHEVIVTDDQGRSARTTFTVHAWTDDALGSRVQP
- a CDS encoding methyl-accepting chemotaxis protein, whose amino-acid sequence is MTLRIKLFSIAITAIIGFLCVFFVNEYGTQRKDKAALLLEEATHVQIGMLEARRSEKDFLARKDMKYEAIVRETVARTLEELGHLSEEPSLRDKAAVIKGLMNEYLTHFSSVVQNEQLLGLNENEGLTGELRSSIHKVEKLIADRNSDALSVRMLMLRRLEKDFMLRGDIKYVESFQKEMLRMRRTAEDALADDPQAMQSINDLLAAYDQSFTAYVKEAAVIKETQEQFRKIIRKTEPLIEELASTTHQLITDEKKSIRQLTIIGVLIFSTLTLGVIALVMRSITAPLNHLAAQSLKVAQGDYTVIISYKVKDPIGHLADSMNIMIERTKAMLAEISAATQTLAASSSELSAISGQMTAGAGQTAAMASTVNTSSEEVSESMNSVSAAMEQATNNIGTVAAAAEEMSATIQEIAQNSERARATTSSAVDKARETSGKVNELGLAAKEISTVTATIAAISSQTNLLALNATIEAARAGEAGRGFAVVANEIKELAQQTARATEDIREKITDVQDVTTRTVLEITDITGLIHEMNDIIGTIATAVEEQSVTTRDIAENVGQASMGITEINESIASSSAMTKSISSDISQVRMASDEMSVSSRTVQESSTELSQLAERLADLVSQFKI
- a CDS encoding sigma-54-dependent transcriptional regulator, which encodes MNLYPANPVLLVDDEEEILSSLRVTLALAGITNAVLCASGAAAVDIAQKREVEAVLLDILMPGRKGDDILEELLHAQPDLPVIMVTGVDDVDLAVSCMRKGAYDYIRKPADSERIVSALTRAFELRTMRRERRNLSAGFLVPPPHKSEAFNELITYSPAMLRIFQYCEAIAASPEPVLIMGETGVGKELLAKAIHGASARKGEFVAVNVAGLDEQAFSDTLFGHVRGAFTGADRARGGFMERASGGTLFLDEIGDLPLQAQIKLLRVLQEREFYPMGSDRPKPLTARIISATNRAVDELKDAQRFRADFYFRIATHSLTIPPLRQRPEDITPLADHFLAQAARTYGRAIEHPSQALELLLGYAFPGNIRELRGLILDMAGRSQNDQHCLDALKEQLSQAQPVLQSSMPDHLFSTFLRLPTLQEGSEALVAEALKRTEGNQRRAAQLLGITPQALNSRLKRRSSSSA
- a CDS encoding sigma-54 interaction domain-containing protein, translated to MAIKLHLVFQDRVGIVADLSRRIADRMFNIVAMEVDRVDDLAHVYVEAEDRRSEGTPSDLPQALSDIPGLLTSRAIDTLPQEEQARRLRVVLDNIADGVVAVDAAGLVTTINASACQILNLDQDSVTGTDVRELGLGDTAILDSLAGLESPDVKRTLVTPSGRFQYFATCRPIRDAEGHIIGAVEIVRDMQEIRMLARSLSEPAQISFSDIVGQNQNINNLIGYAQLIAATDSIVCIRGASGTGKELFARAMHTASGRSGPFVPINCAALPEQLLESELFGYVGGAFTGGLRDGKPGLFEVAGEGTVFLDEIGDMPQPSQAKILRVMQDHCVRRIGGSREIPIRARIITATNGNLEKMVEEGTFRQDLYYRINVLPIHIPPLQERLDDIGLLAEHFLFTLASRMGRPVKSITPEGLAKLRTHSWPGNVRELKNVVDRAAILCPAESIDERFLILAHELGDRIPGQTRQTQAIEPGKPLREQLDRLEKDILENVLTRAKSVRQAARTLSLSHTAILNKIKKHGLRVSRTVRVD
- a CDS encoding ATP-binding protein produces the protein MESSSKSRPSHRSILIIEDEEFIRLTVADHLKDNGHSADEAASGAEGLRLLDVDRHETVLLDLRLGDMDGHSILAGIREKSAEIPVIIVSGAGDMHDVIKALRAGASDFLTKPILDFALLDLALEKAWERLDLLQERREYAHELERRVLERTAELAETNSKLQESEALFRQLVENINEIFWLQQLDPPRMLYFSKACEGILGVSRDVVMDDIRNLVKHIHPDDYARARDFFQLKTLENPVDEYFKFIRPDGEIRWLRSKIFPIASAHGISPRVAGITEDITERIAAAERDKDNQRKLIQADKLISLGTLAAGVAHEINNPNHLLRLNAQAVEQIWSQLREQFDVSLPEASAISIGGMTMEQLDTEIPRLLRGMIGASDRIRDIVQHMKDFARTDTQDTDQPVNVEDVLRAAVSLLHNKLKNATDRLEISIESGVPPVKGSHQRLEQVFINLLMNAAEALQDKNAGIHVCLRRQSPHQLELTIRDEGTGITAQVLEHIFDPFFTTKRDCGGLGLGLSISKTIIDAHGGELSFEPAQNGGTLARVTLPIMETRS
- a CDS encoding HD domain-containing phosphohydrolase — encoded protein: MDTSNQITTPTVLLIDDERMNRLIVGDYLRDSGYAVLEAESSSEGLRIFDNARPDIVITDLRMPGGDGNQVVTRLQNVAPDTPVIIISGTASLEEALCTLREGASDFITKPVREMDRIKHAIEAAMKKAHLNRENRLVKTALEDAIQQHTHDLRDLNAKLKNALESTVNALGVIVAQKDPYTAGHNDRVARIAMALGHAMALPQNRIETLRVAGNLHDIGKISVPEEILNKPGRLTPEEYEQVKIHPETGFDILKDIPFHGPVAEIVLQHHERYDGTGYPRGLKGNETLLETRILSVADIYEALTSDRPYRRGLPHEQVVAHIVREAGKQLCPLCVCAFVAANKSGVLSAIANSERAGQFPERP